The Terracoccus luteus genome includes a region encoding these proteins:
- a CDS encoding trimeric intracellular cation channel family protein: protein MVLPTNPSAQLALDLVGVFVFALSGGLVGVKKRFDLFGVLVLACAAALGGGVLRDLLIGAIPPVGISDWRLLTAAGLGGLVTFLFHPGVARITRFVRVLDAVGLAAFAVAGSLKAVTTPGVTPVTAVIVGVLTAVGGGVIRDLLAGQVPEVLRRELYAVPAMLGAIVVVTFAQFGTVGDLALWSAAALVFAVRMVAVHLDLNAPTPLRTGGGHSAGTSSASSRGGGPPDRA, encoded by the coding sequence GTGGTGCTCCCCACGAACCCGTCCGCGCAGCTCGCCCTCGACCTCGTCGGCGTGTTCGTCTTCGCGCTCTCGGGCGGGCTGGTCGGGGTGAAGAAGCGGTTCGACCTCTTCGGCGTCCTCGTCCTCGCCTGCGCGGCCGCGCTCGGTGGTGGTGTCCTGCGCGACCTGCTCATCGGCGCCATCCCGCCGGTCGGCATCAGCGACTGGCGCCTGCTGACGGCGGCCGGGCTCGGTGGCCTCGTCACCTTCCTCTTCCACCCCGGCGTCGCGCGCATCACGCGTTTCGTGCGGGTGCTGGATGCCGTGGGGCTGGCGGCGTTCGCCGTGGCCGGCAGCCTCAAGGCCGTCACGACCCCCGGCGTGACCCCGGTGACCGCCGTCATCGTCGGGGTCCTCACCGCCGTCGGCGGCGGTGTCATCCGCGACCTGCTCGCCGGTCAGGTGCCGGAGGTGCTCCGTCGTGAGCTCTACGCCGTGCCGGCCATGCTCGGCGCCATCGTCGTCGTCACCTTCGCCCAGTTCGGCACCGTCGGCGACCTCGCCCTGTGGTCTGCCGCCGCCCTCGTCTTCGCCGTCCGCATGGTCGCCGTCCACCTCGACCTCAACGCCCCGACCCCCCTGCGCACCGGGGGCGGCCACTCGGCGGGCACGTCCTCCGCGTCCTCCCGGGGAGGCGGCCCGCCCGATCGGGCATGA
- the sepH gene encoding septation protein SepH, whose protein sequence is MQDLRFIGVHEDGLHLLLADDEGNRYSVPIDEPLRTAARRERPRTFSTDAETGAQMRPKDVQALIRAGVGADEVAERAGWSVDKVRRYEGPIIAEREYVAGLARQVRLRPRGAGAGGPAPTLEARVTERMRARELDPGTAVWDSFRSPTGRWSVLVLFVAGGRQRQAVWGFDPLARTVSATDDEARWLSEDDDVQAPGPIPAPHLQAPSRPSQVYDVEAEGGVAARPKRRRAEPVDLMAAMRERSSARGRRRRGSKASDAPGLDAAPDEALPLEELSVRVEDAGLPPAAHGAAEDDDERRSAEVESAGDAAPEPTLDDAVDDLVDDGSDDGSGDAVDDGWDDADTEDAEAAGTGATASDRAATSTASPSRYDQPLPLDDFEDAKDAGDADTPAGSDQTAPLPVARDDDRDDDGDDDGADAPEVGPPVDDALGDPGSSAPQEPSRDVEAEAADAAHPDDDEHDTDTAAATEPERKPEPEAPAEPAPARPTPPKRPASGRKGRPSVPSWDDIMFGRKGD, encoded by the coding sequence ATGCAGGACCTCAGGTTCATCGGCGTCCACGAGGACGGCCTGCACCTGCTGCTCGCCGACGACGAGGGCAACCGGTACAGCGTGCCCATCGACGAGCCCCTGCGCACCGCCGCCCGTCGGGAGCGCCCGCGCACCTTCTCGACGGACGCCGAGACCGGCGCGCAGATGCGCCCGAAGGACGTCCAGGCCCTCATCCGCGCCGGGGTCGGCGCCGACGAGGTCGCCGAGCGGGCCGGGTGGAGCGTCGACAAGGTGCGCCGCTACGAGGGGCCGATCATCGCCGAGCGCGAGTACGTCGCCGGCCTGGCCCGTCAGGTGCGGCTGCGCCCGCGGGGTGCCGGTGCCGGCGGTCCCGCGCCCACGCTCGAGGCGCGGGTCACCGAGCGGATGCGCGCCCGTGAGCTCGACCCGGGGACGGCCGTCTGGGACTCCTTCCGTTCGCCGACCGGTCGCTGGAGCGTGCTCGTCCTCTTCGTCGCCGGCGGGCGCCAGCGTCAGGCGGTGTGGGGCTTCGACCCCCTCGCCCGCACCGTGTCGGCCACCGACGACGAGGCCCGCTGGCTGAGCGAGGACGACGACGTCCAGGCGCCCGGCCCGATCCCCGCCCCGCACCTGCAGGCGCCCTCGCGGCCGAGCCAGGTGTACGACGTCGAGGCCGAGGGTGGCGTGGCCGCCCGTCCCAAGCGGCGTCGGGCCGAGCCCGTCGACCTCATGGCCGCCATGCGGGAACGCAGCTCGGCCCGTGGCCGGCGCCGTCGCGGGTCGAAGGCGAGCGACGCCCCGGGCCTCGACGCCGCGCCCGACGAGGCGCTGCCCCTGGAGGAGCTCTCGGTGCGGGTCGAGGACGCCGGGCTCCCGCCCGCCGCCCACGGCGCGGCCGAGGACGACGACGAGCGTCGCTCCGCGGAGGTCGAGTCGGCAGGAGACGCCGCGCCGGAGCCCACCCTCGACGACGCCGTCGACGACCTCGTGGACGACGGCTCGGACGACGGCTCTGGCGACGCCGTCGACGACGGCTGGGACGACGCCGACACCGAGGATGCCGAGGCCGCCGGGACCGGGGCCACGGCGAGCGACCGCGCCGCGACCTCGACGGCGAGCCCGAGCCGGTACGACCAGCCGCTCCCCCTCGACGACTTCGAGGACGCCAAGGACGCCGGGGACGCCGACACGCCCGCCGGGTCCGACCAGACGGCGCCGCTCCCGGTCGCCCGTGACGACGACCGGGACGATGACGGGGACGACGACGGGGCGGACGCCCCCGAGGTCGGCCCGCCCGTCGACGACGCCCTCGGCGACCCGGGCTCGTCTGCGCCGCAGGAACCGTCACGGGACGTGGAGGCGGAGGCCGCTGACGCCGCCCACCCGGACGACGACGAGCACGACACCGACACCGCCGCGGCGACCGAGCCGGAACGCAAGCCCGAGCCCGAAGCACCCGCCGAGCCGGCGCCCGCACGTCCGACGCCACCGAAGCGACCGGCATCCGGCCGCAAGGGTCGCCCGAGCGTGCCGAGCTGGGACGACATCATGTTCGGACGCAAGGGCGACTGA